The sequence below is a genomic window from Pleurocapsa sp. PCC 7327.
CAACAAAAGCGCCAGTAAGCTAAAACGGCAAACGCGATCGCTTCTTTAGCATCTGCGCTGATTCCGACTTCATCGGTTGTCAAAACCTTCGCTTTGCCTGCTAATTTCTCTTCTAAACGTCGTTTTAAATAACGATTGCGACTGCCGCCACCACATAAAAGTACTTCATCGGGCATTCGCGGTAAAAATGTGCGATAGCTGTGGACGATTGAAGCCACGGTGAATTCTGTCAGAGTTGCCAGCCAGTCTGCCTCGCTGAGTTGATGGATTTGAGCCTCCTGCCAACAAGTGTCTAGATACGCTTCGCTAAATAATTCTCGTCCGGTAGACTTAGGTGGCGATTGTTGAAAGAAATCATGGGCTAACCATCGCTCTATCAGTTCCTGAGCTGGCATTCCTTGCGCTGCCCAATTGCCGTCTTTGTCGAACGTTTGCCGTCCGCCAGTCAGTTTAGATACTGCTAAATCCAGTAAGGCGTTTCCCGGTCCCGTATCCCAACCGCAAACCGACTCCTCCCAGTCGTTTTGCTGGCGGGCTGGCAGATAGGTGACGTTGCCGATGCCACCAATATTTTGCACGCAGCGATACAAAGTCGGATGGCTCAGCAAACAAGCATCGACTTTGGAAACCATCGGTGCGCCCTGTCCCCCCGCTGCAATATCCGCCGCCCGAAAGTTATAGACGGTGGGAATCCCCGTCAGATTGGCAATGACCTCTCCCCGTCCCAGTTGTAGGCTATAACCGATTTTGGATTGATTCTCTCTCTCTTCCAGAAAAGGTGGTCGATGAAAAACCGTTTGACCGTGAGAACCAATTAATTGTGCGGGGGGATTTCCCGTTTGAATTTTCTGTGCCGCTAGGGCAAATTGAGTGGCGATCGCGTCGTCTAATTCGGCAAATTCTGCCATCGATAGAGATTGTCCGCCACAAACCGCTAGAATTTGCTCTCTAAGCTCGATGGGATAGGGAAAGGTTTCTTCAGCTATTAGCTTGACTTGTAGCTCGATCCCCGTGCCAGTAATTTCTACTAGAGCAGCATCAATTCCATCGACAGAGGTGCCGCTTATTAAACCAATGCAGTACACTTAATTCCTTATTCGCTTGACCGATAACAACACTATAGGGAAAAGAACGCGAAAAGTTGAGAGTTTAGGATAAATTTTGGCAAAAAACATTTATAAGTCCGTACTTTATCTCGATCTCGCGAAAATACCCCACGAAAGTGGGGTACTTACTCCTAGTTATTTTTAACTCGGTACCAGACAATAAATGCAGTCTAGATTAGGCTTCGCTTTCGATGTAAATAAATAACAGACCCATGACAACGGCTGGCAAGAGCCAACAAACAATTGGAATCAGAATCCAAGGTAAATACGAAGCTGCATATGTACCTGTCATTTCAAATTCTCCTATCTAAAGTTTGAGGATTACGAGAAGAGTATTGCTATGCAAAAAAGACTTAATTATTGACAAGCCCGCGCATGATGGCATCAATAACACCTAAATTTTCTAGGAGGAAATAGGCAGTAAAAGCGCCGCCCATGCCGCCGACAAAGAAACCAGCCGTAAACTGGCTCCAGCCTTCCGAGGATTTCAGCGATGCATCGCCGGTTCCGATCGCTCGTCCGCCTTGGAAAGAGACAAGACCGTAGCTAGCTAAACAAGCCGTTGCAATGAGAATTATTGCTAAACCTGAAATTAAACCGCCCAGACTAGCAAACTCCGAATCCCGTAACGGTCCGAGTAAAACCCAAGGACCGATAATAAAATAGCCGTGAGCCATGCCAATCTCTAGACCTCTTAGGAGGGGAGATAGCCCCGGACGATAGGCGGGAAGATTGCCGATAAAAGCTTTAGTAAAATCGGAAGCAGAAATGGGGGTTGCTAGATGACCAGTAAAGGGATCGCCGTTATAAGGTTGAACTACTTGTTTGTAATCAGCCATCTTTTTAGAGTTCTCCTCTCTATTAAGAAAGTGAAATTTTTGAAAAACTCAAGAATCCATTTTAAGCATGGACAGGTAGTCGCACGGTCAAAATTCGTCTAAGCGTTAGAAAAGTTCATGAATTTCTCTATCCTTCGGTTAAGGAAGAGGGCAGAAAGATAAATGACTAATGACCGATGACCAATGATAATCTGGGATCGATTAATATTGGGATGAAGGACAATGAAACAGAGTCTTACTCCACACAATAGCAAACAACGGATTTTAGCGCGTTTATTTGCTGGCTTGCTATCTTTTATTTTTGCATTAGGCTTAATGGCAGCTCCTGCCAAGGCTACGGGAGCGTACGATCTGCCGTCTTTGGGGGTCGGGTCGTCAACTTGGGTGGTCGATTCGGCGGAGGTTATCAGCCTTGCCAATGAAGGCAAGCTGAGCAGTGCTTTGAAGCAATTAGCCCAAAAAACTGGCAATGAAGTAAGGATGGTGGTTATTCGCCGCCTCGACTTTGACGAGACGATTGACAGTTTCGCAGACAAGCTGTTTGCGAACTGGTATCCTACTCCAGAGGAGCGGGCTAATGAGACGCTACTGGTCATGGATACTTTGACAAATAGTACTGCCATTCGCACTGGGGAAGCTGTCAAAGCAATTATGTCCGATGAAATTGCCAAGAGCGTGGCTTCGGAAACAGTAGCCATTCCTCTGCGAGAAGGCAACAAGTACAATCAGGCATTGTTAGAGGCAAGCGATCGCTTGGTCGCCGTTCTCTCCGGTCAACCCGATCCCGGTCCTCCCAGCCAACAAGAACTCAATATTGAGAGTACTTTTGCCAGTGCAGAAGAAACCGACGATCG
It includes:
- a CDS encoding anhydro-N-acetylmuramic acid kinase yields the protein MYCIGLISGTSVDGIDAALVEITGTGIELQVKLIAEETFPYPIELREQILAVCGGQSLSMAEFAELDDAIATQFALAAQKIQTGNPPAQLIGSHGQTVFHRPPFLEERENQSKIGYSLQLGRGEVIANLTGIPTVYNFRAADIAAGGQGAPMVSKVDACLLSHPTLYRCVQNIGGIGNVTYLPARQQNDWEESVCGWDTGPGNALLDLAVSKLTGGRQTFDKDGNWAAQGMPAQELIERWLAHDFFQQSPPKSTGRELFSEAYLDTCWQEAQIHQLSEADWLATLTEFTVASIVHSYRTFLPRMPDEVLLCGGGSRNRYLKRRLEEKLAGKAKVLTTDEVGISADAKEAIAFAVLAYWRFCCSFPGNLVQVTGAKQPTLLGEIHLPITT
- a CDS encoding photosystem I reaction center subunit VIII is translated as MTGTYAASYLPWILIPIVCWLLPAVVMGLLFIYIESEA
- a CDS encoding photosystem I reaction center protein subunit XI, with the translated sequence MADYKQVVQPYNGDPFTGHLATPISASDFTKAFIGNLPAYRPGLSPLLRGLEIGMAHGYFIIGPWVLLGPLRDSEFASLGGLISGLAIILIATACLASYGLVSFQGGRAIGTGDASLKSSEGWSQFTAGFFVGGMGGAFTAYFLLENLGVIDAIMRGLVNN
- the psb32 gene encoding photosystem II repair protein Psb32: MKQSLTPHNSKQRILARLFAGLLSFIFALGLMAAPAKATGAYDLPSLGVGSSTWVVDSAEVISLANEGKLSSALKQLAQKTGNEVRMVVIRRLDFDETIDSFADKLFANWYPTPEERANETLLVMDTLTNSTAIRTGEAVKAIMSDEIAKSVASETVAIPLREGNKYNQALLEASDRLVAVLSGQPDPGPPSQQELNIESTFASAEETDDRSATVWVVVLLVLATAIPMATYFWYVGLPGR